Genomic window (Drosophila willistoni isolate 14030-0811.24 chromosome 2L unlocalized genomic scaffold, UCI_dwil_1.1 Seg196, whole genome shotgun sequence):
GCAAGATCATTTCTCGCAACATTTCGGCCTTCTGCTTGATGCGCGCTTGCCGCAAATTATTCTCCTCTTCGAGGGCTAGAAATTGTTCCGCCGAATTGGCCGGTAGACCAATCCAACGTATCTCCTTTTTGTCCTTGGATATAACATTGATTGCCATTAGTACATTGAGCGCATCGTAGACACGTCGTCGGATATTCTTTTGATCACAGTTGGTATCATatgaattgttttttaattccTCATTAACCAAATCATCTGCCACCTCATTGTAGGTGGTTTTGCCCTTCTCTTCAACCTTCTCGCATACTTTCATCGAGAAATGACGCAAACCCTTGCCAGCCTTGTCAGGCTTACGTTTTCTTTGTACTGAAGATGTGGAGGGGGACATTTGACCCAATGGACTGTTCTGTATGGCGTGcctgaaaattaaaattatcaGATTAGTTAATAACACAATAAATATCCGGACATTTAACTGGGACTACGGAATGCGACATATTTTGTTAGCACACTTtacatttattaataaaattttgtttcatCTGATTGGATTCATCTGTACTCAACTAAAATCTGAATCTGAttgaaattgccaaaaattcTTACTTAAAAGACGAGACAGAATTTATATGGCTTCTTTTCTTAACTTTCACATAATTTACTCACagttttgatttcattttattgGCATTGTTTGGCGTATATTTGACATATCGTTCACCCTTTATctgaaaacattttacagtTATTAATCTAGGATTGAAGTCTTCTCGAGAGGTTTTTGTTTACTTACCGCGCTGTTGTTGATGCCGACATTGCCACCTTTCTGCGCTGACACAGTTGTGTATGATGAAGTATCTGTGTTTGTTtaatcacaacaaaaaaaaacgaaataagttaaaacaataaacaacaaGTGTATATAGAAGGTGATGTGGCTTACTTTCGATTTTTGGAATCGTAATGCAATTATCCTGAAGACTTATAAACTGTCCCTGTGTGGTTGAGCCCTGGTAAAAAGTCAAAGAAAAAGGATATTAGAAGGATTTCCCATGGGATTAaaagttttgttgtttgttggaCTTACCATTTGACTAAAGGCGCCCATGCGTCCCATGTTGCCAATTCCGCTGCGTGCTGAGGCCGATGCAGTGGAGCTGCTGCCGACGCCACCGCCGCTGTTGCTGGTGGCATAAACAAAGCCTGTTTTGTTCATTGCCTCGGATTTCACTTGGGCCGGTTTAAGCATTTTGGCAATTTGCCctgtaaaaataaagttgcacaaaaaacaaaaacgtagTTGAACAACTAAGGAAAAACAATACGGAGCATTTGTGGCCGTCGTTCTTATAGatacaaccaacaacaacaatgcgtAGAAGGAAAGACGAATGAAATGGCAAAGAGTAGCGCGCAAAAATGAAAGCGAATGCaagaccaacaacaacaacaagaattcAAGAATTCTCCCAGTTTGCCATTTTAAGGggtgcatacaaacacactcacacataggCAAGCTCCCTCACAATTTGTGTTTGGTGTGCCCAGGATAAACagtacaaacatatgtatatgcatgtatgtatgtgttggCGCGGTGGTGGTCTTCCCGCCTTCCCTTTCTAACCTACCAAATAAAACCAGATCGTTATTGAGCGAAGAGATGCGTCGCACGTGATGTGACCATTGCAAtagcaacacacacacatagatacaCGTGAGCACAACTGAATCCAACACACAACACAAAGTTGAATTCGATtatgttaaaaataaactgtgaCACAGTGACAAGTCACGGATCGCTATCGAAAAAGATCGAATGAATGACAAAAATCGCTTTTAAAGTTAAATATCGCAAGAAAGTATTTCAagggaattacaattttttggtACTCGTCAATTTGATATCTAAATTTACAGTAGCGCATTCTAAGGCGTTAAATATATAAGCAAAATAACttttggaaatttgtcatttaaattttaaattacagAAATTCTTGATTCTTTTTGTATGaaatagacaaattttctaataAACAATTCGTATTGGTATACCTAAATAATTGTATGAGtattttaaaaagtatttaaacaACTGAACTCCCCACCAACTCCCCACCctctttctatttctttagttaCCGAAACTCTGAAACTCTTCCTTATCCAGAGAAATTCAGATATTCCTAGTTAGGCGTGTATTTTTAAGATGTTTAGATCATTTTAAAACAATCTAGAAATCtgata
Coding sequences:
- the LOC6640425 gene encoding transcription factor Dp isoform X1 encodes the protein MAHTSTSGTVKTEEVNYFFRDEHGQIAKMLKPAQVKSEAMNKTGFVYATSNSGGGVGSSSTASASARSGIGNMGRMGAFSQMGSTTQGQFISLQDNCITIPKIENTSSYTTVSAQKGGNVGINNSAIKGERYVKYTPNNANKMKSKLHAIQNSPLGQMSPSTSSVQRKRKPDKAGKGLRHFSMKVCEKVEEKGKTTYNEVADDLVNEELKNNSYDTNCDQKNIRRRVYDALNVLMAINVISKDKKEIRWIGLPANSAEQFLALEEENNLRQARIKQKAEMLREMILQHVAFKGLVERNKRNENQGVVPSPNASIQLPFIIVNTHKSTKINCSVTNDKSEYIFKFDNTFEMHDDIEVLKRMGLLLGLDKGECTPENIERIKAWVPPNLAKYVEAYGTGKGGDVAMCDSDDDEHDLNGYPESTTNDSQSFSQHTTQHTTDCDVKQELDEDDELEDDID
- the LOC6640425 gene encoding transcription factor Dp isoform X3, encoding MLKPAQVKSEAMNKTGFVYATSNSGGGVGSSSTASASARSGIGNMGRMGAFSQMGSTTQGQFISLQDNCITIPKIENTSSYTTVSAQKGGNVGINNSAIKGERYVKYTPNNANKMKSKLHAIQNSPLGQMSPSTSSVQRKRKPDKAGKGLRHFSMKVCEKVEEKGKTTYNEVADDLVNEELKNNSYDTNCDQKNIRRRVYDALNVLMAINVISKDKKEIRWIGLPANSAEQFLALEEENNLRQARIKQKAEMLREMILQHVAFKGLVERNKRNENQGVVPSPNASIQLPFIIVNTHKSTKINCSVTNDKSEYIFKFDNTFEMHDDIEVLKRMGLLLGLDKGECTPENIERIKAWVPPNLAKYVEAYGTGKGGDVAMCDSDDDEHDLNGYPESTTNDSQSFSQHTTQHTTDCDVKQELDEDDELEDDID
- the LOC6640425 gene encoding transcription factor Dp isoform X2, with the protein product MWQIAKMLKPAQVKSEAMNKTGFVYATSNSGGGVGSSSTASASARSGIGNMGRMGAFSQMGSTTQGQFISLQDNCITIPKIENTSSYTTVSAQKGGNVGINNSAIKGERYVKYTPNNANKMKSKLHAIQNSPLGQMSPSTSSVQRKRKPDKAGKGLRHFSMKVCEKVEEKGKTTYNEVADDLVNEELKNNSYDTNCDQKNIRRRVYDALNVLMAINVISKDKKEIRWIGLPANSAEQFLALEEENNLRQARIKQKAEMLREMILQHVAFKGLVERNKRNENQGVVPSPNASIQLPFIIVNTHKSTKINCSVTNDKSEYIFKFDNTFEMHDDIEVLKRMGLLLGLDKGECTPENIERIKAWVPPNLAKYVEAYGTGKGGDVAMCDSDDDEHDLNGYPESTTNDSQSFSQHTTQHTTDCDVKQELDEDDELEDDID